In the genome of Myxococcus stipitatus, one region contains:
- a CDS encoding CotH kinase family protein: MIPRLALLVLALVACRGTSEVPPDELGEESSPAVLTIDAMDNEQHVLRGGFPVDSGVFRVELYEGSVLLGEALLEAGRWSIPWQPGEGSESLEVVAYSMAGTELRTRLDFQRLSFAAPENLYAAEALLTLPSEPDTTTRYTLDGTAPGPSSPVYTTPLVLLNKRGQPAPLSLIPTNPDTSPETWRWRPPATPPVLATVVRLQRFSGETPVGPGEARTYLIGQSATSLPVLSLVTDAEHFFGHEQGIYVPGRMHDPSPEGTAGWGTGNYMQDGKDWERPVHVEWFEASGAPVLAQNAGVRIHGSGSAALPQKSLRLYAKEDYGPESFQAEFFPDHPLQDFKRLLVRTSGQDQLNSKLKDCALQGFLRQTNLALQACRPTVVFLNGEYWGLHEIRERYDEYSLASHHGLNRKNIVILEGDGLLDTGDAEDAIPYAELLAYVREHDLSEPEHLAHVEARIDVEDFIDYHVAQLYFGNEDWPENNIKFWRLRGGSTTAGAGDGRWRWLMYDLDAAFAGGPEANSLGRLLRDERMAEPFVVLFRRLMTSPVFRERFVARFHWHLDNTFAPERVLAMLDATVELLAPEMPRHIERWRYPESEESWRQEIQRLRDTLGRRPEVLRRFLQEELGSP; this comes from the coding sequence ATGATCCCCCGGCTCGCGCTGCTCGTGTTGGCGCTCGTCGCCTGTCGAGGCACCTCGGAGGTGCCCCCGGACGAACTGGGGGAGGAGTCCTCGCCCGCGGTCCTCACCATCGACGCGATGGACAACGAGCAGCACGTCCTGCGCGGAGGCTTCCCGGTGGATTCGGGGGTGTTCCGGGTGGAGCTCTACGAGGGCTCCGTGCTGCTCGGAGAGGCCCTGCTGGAGGCGGGCCGCTGGAGCATTCCCTGGCAGCCGGGGGAGGGCAGTGAGTCCCTGGAGGTCGTCGCCTATTCGATGGCGGGGACGGAGCTTCGCACGCGGCTCGACTTCCAGCGCCTGAGCTTCGCCGCGCCCGAGAATCTGTATGCCGCCGAGGCGCTGCTGACGCTCCCCTCCGAGCCAGACACCACCACGCGTTACACCTTGGATGGGACGGCGCCGGGGCCTTCATCGCCTGTCTACACCACGCCCCTGGTGTTGCTGAACAAGCGAGGACAGCCCGCGCCGCTGAGCCTCATCCCGACAAACCCAGACACGTCTCCGGAGACCTGGCGATGGAGGCCTCCCGCCACGCCGCCCGTGCTCGCGACGGTGGTGCGGCTCCAGCGGTTCTCGGGAGAGACCCCCGTGGGGCCCGGAGAAGCGCGCACCTATCTCATCGGACAGAGCGCCACGTCGCTGCCCGTCCTCTCGCTGGTGACGGACGCGGAGCACTTCTTCGGGCATGAGCAGGGCATCTATGTCCCGGGGCGGATGCATGACCCGTCTCCGGAAGGGACGGCGGGCTGGGGCACCGGCAATTACATGCAGGATGGGAAGGACTGGGAGCGGCCCGTCCACGTCGAGTGGTTCGAGGCGTCAGGCGCCCCTGTGCTCGCGCAGAACGCGGGCGTGCGCATCCATGGCTCGGGGAGCGCCGCGCTGCCGCAGAAGAGTCTGCGATTGTATGCGAAGGAGGACTATGGCCCCGAGTCCTTCCAGGCGGAGTTCTTCCCAGACCACCCGCTCCAGGACTTCAAGCGGCTGCTGGTCCGCACCTCGGGCCAGGACCAACTGAACAGCAAGCTCAAGGACTGCGCCCTCCAGGGATTCCTGCGCCAGACGAACCTGGCCCTCCAGGCTTGTCGCCCCACGGTGGTGTTCCTCAATGGCGAGTACTGGGGCCTGCATGAGATTCGGGAGCGGTATGACGAGTATTCCCTCGCGAGCCATCACGGGCTGAACCGCAAGAACATCGTCATCCTGGAGGGGGACGGCCTCCTCGACACGGGAGATGCCGAGGACGCCATCCCCTACGCGGAGCTGCTCGCCTATGTCCGGGAGCACGACCTCTCCGAGCCCGAGCACCTCGCGCATGTCGAGGCACGCATCGACGTGGAGGACTTCATCGACTACCACGTCGCGCAGCTCTACTTCGGCAACGAGGACTGGCCCGAGAACAACATCAAGTTCTGGCGTCTTCGCGGCGGCTCGACGACCGCCGGCGCGGGCGATGGCCGGTGGCGCTGGTTGATGTACGACCTGGACGCCGCGTTCGCGGGTGGGCCCGAGGCCAACTCCCTGGGCCGGCTGCTGCGCGACGAGCGGATGGCGGAGCCCTTTGTCGTGCTCTTCCGCCGCCTCATGACGTCGCCGGTGTTTCGCGAGCGGTTCGTCGCGCGGTTCCACTGGCACCTGGACAACACGTTCGCGCCGGAGCGGGTGCTCGCGATGCTGGACGCCACGGTGGAGCTCCTGGCTCCGGAGATGCCGCGGCACATCGAGCGGTGGCGGTATCCGGAGTCCGAGGAGTCCTGGCGACAGGAGATCCAGCGCCTGCGTGACACGCTGGGGCGCCGGCCGGAGGTGCTCCGCCGGTTCCTGCAAGAGGAGCTGGGCTCACCGTGA